The genomic region aataaaatctgtcactgtttccattgttgggTATTCCATCACTTGGGTCCACTAATCCTGATGAAGatgagaatgaaagtgaaagtgaaagtcattcagtcatgtccaactctttgagaccgaccccatggactatatagttcatggaattctccaggctagaatactggagtgggtcgtctatcccttctccagtggctcttccgatccaggaatcaaaccagggtctcctgcattgctagtgaattctttacgagctgagctatcagggaagatgtGAATAACTGATAATAGTAAACATTTAGAAATCTCATCACAGTTTCAAAGTGTCTTCACATCTATTTTAAAAGCAAGTGTTCCTATACTGTCCTTGCTAATTGTAGATACTGAGCCTTAGGGAGagcagaaacattttttaaggtCAAATGGCACATAAGTGGATAATTGTTGGAGTTCTAATCTAATTCTGACAACAAGGTCCCAGGTAATAATAGCTACAAGGTTTTATTCCTTCTAGAAGTACTTTTAGTTAAATTGGGAACTTTAACCAGGAAACTAGAAAGTCTTTCAAAACTAAAGGATAAACTTCCCAATGTTGGGATTGTAGATAATTTTAGGTTATATCTAgaggtgagtgagtgaaagtcgctcagtcatgatcgactctttgtgaccccagggactatacaggctgtggagttttccaggccaaaatactggagtgggtagctgtgcccttgtccaggggatcttcccaacccaggaattgaacccaggtcacccgcattgcaggcagattctttaccagctgagccacaagatatCTAGAGGACTTTGCCCTAAATCATATGAGCAACTACCTAACATGTGTTCTCCATGGTTGGCCCTGCTCAAAGGTTTTGACAGCCTGATTTACTTTGGAACTTATCTCATAACATGTTAAATTAGTGGTTTTGTTATTAATCATTAAGTAGAACATTCTAAGAGGGCCACAAATTTTTATTGGCCCTATCTCTTGATTTAACCAACTGAGGTCAATTTCTAATCAGTTCTCTTTAACACATCAGCTTAATTACTATCTCTATGATTTATTTCCGGAGGTATTGATTCATGAAATagctctccttttcctccttatTCTGGTCTAAATCCAACGACTATCCCGAACTACtccccatgtgtatgtgtcttttGCATCCCTAAGGAAAGATATGGTAGAtatagagggaggggatatatgtatatctgattcACATTGTccttcagcagaaactaacacaacattgtaaagcaattattctccaattaaaaaaatgctatgataaaccataataaagaagaatattttaaaattagtgtatatatatttacaagtattacagaatcactttgctgtacaataggaattaatagcattgtaaatcaactatacttctataaaaataaacaagaaaaatgaaatggtatgtttttaaaaaaacacaaaggagGGAAAGCAACTGAAGTGAATTTGGGGTTCTAGGGCTTTAAGACAGGACTCTgggtagcaaggagatcaaaccagtccatcctaaaggaaatcaaccctgaatattcattggaaggactggggctgaagctgaagctccaatactttggccacctgatgtgaagagtcgactcattgggaaagaccctgactcaggaaaagactgagggcaggaggagaaggaggcaacagaggatgagattgtcagatggcatcactgactcaatggtcatgagtttgagcaaactccaggagagagtgaaggacaggctggcgtgctgcagttcctgggatcgcagagttggacacgacttagcaactgattAACAGCTGCTTCCGAGGAgctatgtgatcttggacaagacAATCTATGTCTGAGTTTCCCAACATGGGCAAGATTTTTCGGATCTTTTACTTTAACATATATTCAATTTTGGGGCTGCCAATAATTTATCAAGAATGAACGAAGCAACCTAAACTCTTTTAATTACTCTTCATTTCATTGATGTATCTTTGACCTTTAATCATAAATAAATGTATCTCAGGGTGCCCTGAAACAATCTCCTAGTTTTCCAGAAACTTTCTGATCAGAAAAGTGCAAAGATCAGAGGAAGCAACTGGGGCCCCAAAGTAAGGTGGTTTCCTCTTGTGCACCCAAACGGTCATGGACAACTTTAACAGAAGATGGAGTCAGTTTGGGCACTAACCGGCTTTTTTTTCAGTGTATATCTAGAAGTTAATTATTAGTCTTTTCtgttattggatttttttttttctagtgtggAGACACAAATGATACCAAGATATTTGCTAGCTGATCAATTTTGGGTACTAGAAGAAACAGataagtcagagaaggaagagggaagaatagggtaagaaaatgtttacaattcttaaaaaacacttaagaaaaatgtttacCTGATACCTACTTAAAACTTGGTAATTTAtataatgagaaaatataaatatgaaagaaTATATCAAGATTTTCTAAATACTCTAAACCCCCAAAGAAGTCCCTGCATGCAAGATTTAGTATGATAAATGTCCTTTTTTGTCCATAGTGTATCTTTTGGTCTAGACAGGAAACTTCTGGCAATCTCAGCCATActgtgtgcatgcttgctaacttgcttcagtcctgtccaactctgtgtgaccccacggactgtggcccaccaggctcctccgtccatcgaattctccaggcaagaatactggagtgggttgccgtgcccttctccagggaatcttcctgacccagggatcaaacctgcatcccttgcatctcctgcttcggcaggagggttctttaccactagcgccacctgcgaaGTCTATACAAGCATACTGTACTCAACGGCAAATTTTGAAagaacagaatcactttgctgtacaataggaattaataacattgtaaatcaactatacttctataaaaataaacaagaaaagtgaaatggtatgtttttaaaaaaacacaaaggagGAAAAGCAACTGAAGTGAATCTGGGGTTCTAGGGCTTTAAGACAGGACtctggatagcaaggagatgaaaccagtccatcctaaaggaaatcaaccctgaatattcattggaaggactggggctgaagctgaagctccaatactttggccgacttttttaaaatgatgattttaAAGAAGGTAAAAAATTCTCTGAGTAGCTGAAAGAAATTTTTCAAGGCTCATATCCTTTATATCATGGGTGAGGCCTTCAGACTCTCACTCAGAGACAATTTACTTTTATAAAGAGCTCTTACAAGCTAGTGTCTTTGTGACTGTATAAGGTCGAAAAGCTTATTAGATCCTTTCTTTTGTAACCTCACTACTTAACACAAAACCTAGTACTTAGAGTGGGCTCGATAAATATTTGTCAACTAATGAGACAAATAGAAGCAGTATTTAGTAGGTGTTGTTGGAGACAGGTCCATGTGACTGGGAGGAGTGATGGTCTGAAATCCATAGCAGTGAGAAAAACACCACGACCATACACCGTGGTTACCACTTTACACACGGTCCTAGAGAGCCTATGACTTGCTGAGAGATTAGAACATAGGTACAAAAACAATTGCCATGAACAACAATGACCCCGAGTCATTAGgaaaatattcaattttatttaattctcatttaATACAAGTCAGGGAGCTAAATACAACgcacttttcaaatatttccatgAGAATTAAAATTGTCCCTCAATGGGAACTCTCTGTCTTCTCTCCTGTTTGGGTTTCCTTTGCAAAACATAATCTTGATGGCATAATATcacatatctttaaaaaacatataccttaaaaaaaaaaaaaacatatacctTGGTTCTATTGCAGGATGTCTAATTCTATAGTGTCTTTGGTAGATACAGAAAGTACacgttttctttgtctttttgattTATTAAGCTTCCCAGTAAAGAACTTTAGTATATTCCACATATCTGATCTTCCTGTCTCAGTTATGAAGCAGTACAGGATTGGGTCAGCAACACAATTTAAACTTGTTAATGCAACTGTGATTCTATAGATCTTATAACTCTGCTTCCCAGACTTGGAATGGTCAAACACTTGTTCTTTTAAGTTCATGTTGTGCTCCAAAATGCTGCGAATCAGCAACATCACATGAAAGGGGGTAAAACACAAGATAAAAGTCAACGTGATACTGACCAGTAGTTTTatgattctcttcttttccctgttTTCCGTGGCTTGATTTTGCCGCACAGCTTGGTAAACTTTCTTGTTGCAAGTCATTATCACGACCAAAGGTATCATATACCCTATACACGTCCTAGCAAAGTTAAACCTGATTTGCCAGTTCTCCAAAGGATATTTGTCATAGCATAAAGTAAAGTTAGACTTCTTGGCATCACAATATTCGACAGCTGTTTCATCTTCCCACAGAATAACCGCGTTGAGGATGGTTTCCAAAATCCAGATGGCAAGGCTGACCATGAACGCACATTTTCTCGACCTTAGAAAAAAGAACCTCAGGGGGTAGACCACTGCCAAGTAGCGATCGATCGCGATGCAGGTGAGGAAAGCTGTGCTGCTGTAAAAATTCAGGTACATGAGAAAAGCGCTCCCTTtgcagagggagggggagagcgtCCAGTTGTCTCTATTCCAGGTGTAATTGATCCACAGAGGAAGCGTTGAGGCATAGAGCAGGTCCGAGAGGGATAAGCTGAAGAGGTAAATGCCTAATTCGTTTTCTTGCTTTGCTTGcagaaaagacacacacagagaaccgATGTTGGCTGGAATGCTGACGATCACCACGAAGACATAAACCGCTGGGAACAAGTAGTGATCCAAGTCATGCTGCTCATCGATACACGTGCTGTTCATTGCTTCCTCTTAAGGGGCCGGTCACACTTGTTCTCAGACGGTAAACAGCAAACTGAGTCTTGCCTCTTGGTGATTCACTTTCAACACCGAATTCTCTTTTGCTAAGACTGTGTCAGTTTTCCCTTGCTTTCAAACGTCCTGATTGGTTCATTGGTGGTCTTAAAGATGAATGGAGATCAATTTTCACACAGGTATCGATGGGTGGAAGTCAGGGTTCAGGCTCCTGGCAGTCACGAAAGGAATCAGTCGATTTTAAGGTGCAGAAGTCCACGCGCTTCTTGTCACAGGAGGCTGACGAAGGGCTCTGGAGGATGAACCAGGTTATCCATCAGTTTTCACAGAGTGCTGGCTTCAGTTCAGTGTTCTTCACAAAACTCAGAGGAGATTGGTGCAAACATGAATATACAAGGTTTCATTTTCACAGAGGTTGGCATCTCTTTCTAAAATGCTTTTGTTTCTGTAATGAAAAACAAACTAGAGTAGTTTGGATGTTTAAAAGAGACATCATAATTTTTGaaagaatcttattttatttcattgattgaGGATATAAAAATGCATTAAATTTCATACAGTGAAGGTGTTTAAAAGGGGAAAATGGTTTAGCAGACTTCAGTAAATGAAATCAAGCTGAGATATTTGACTTATTTAAAATCACAATTATTCAAaggacgctgctgctgctgctaagtcgcttcagtcgtgtctgactctgtgcgaccccatagacggcagcccaccaggctcccctgtccctgggattctccaggcaagaacactggagagggttgccatttccttctccaatgtgtgatgaaagtgaaaagtgaaagggaagtcgctcagtcgtgtccgactcttagcgaccccatggactgcagcctaccaggctcctctatcctagggattttccaggcaagagtactggagtggggtgccattgccttctctgcaaagGATGCTGGGTTAGAAGGAATTATACTTCCTACTGGAAATAATCTAAGAATGCAAAATTAAAGTCAAAAGTCATTTTagaagctaattttttaaaaagatggcatattcagttatttatttgtaATCAGTAAATGCTTTTGAGTGTATGGTAAACTGTCTGATTACAGCATTTCAAGTCTTTAATTTCTTATGCAATCTCTGTATAAGGcgcttattttcaaaataagctTATGAGCCAAGAAAAAATTGTCATAAGAAGTTTGATAAAGTGAAGCATTTGAAAATATAGCAGCTTGTTGAGGCTTCATAAATAATTAAGCAACACTAcctcatttgtttttcctttcctttctttgcgGGCTAATTTACTTTATCATTCTCATACTCTTGTGAAAGACAGGGCAGAAGGTTCTCGATTCTGGGTAATATCTTGTGATCTTCAGTTTCTACCATTTACATCTGATTGCTTACAAGTCTAGTTTTCTAAAAAGGTCTGATGTTGTAGATTCAACatctacagaaagaaaagaaaagaaaaaagagggaagcCGTCCTCCTCGCCACACCAGAACAGAGGAATAGTGAGG from Dama dama isolate Ldn47 chromosome 12, ASM3311817v1, whole genome shotgun sequence harbors:
- the GPR65 gene encoding psychosine receptor, which gives rise to MNSTCIDEQHDLDHYLFPAVYVFVVIVSIPANIGSLCVSFLQAKQENELGIYLFSLSLSDLLYASTLPLWINYTWNRDNWTLSPSLCKGSAFLMYLNFYSSTAFLTCIAIDRYLAVVYPLRFFFLRSRKCAFMVSLAIWILETILNAVILWEDETAVEYCDAKKSNFTLCYDKYPLENWQIRFNFARTCIGYMIPLVVIMTCNKKVYQAVRQNQATENREKKRIIKLLVSITLTFILCFTPFHVMLLIRSILEHNMNLKEQVFDHSKSGKQSYKIYRITVALTSLNCVADPILYCFITETGRSDMWNILKFFTGKLNKSKRQRKRVLSVSTKDTIELDILQ